The sequence caatgagcacaccttttcccagtgctcttCTGAAACCACAGGCACTGTaactttctgtgtcccactccattacagtgaaaacacctgaggcctttcacctcctttccactctcttggacTTCTTTCACATGTGGTAAATTCTGACCCGTGTTCTCCGCTCTTTATTTCGTAGTGTAGgttctccccttctcccaatttctatccctcacagggcGAAATTCCTGTCGGAAGCTGAATTTCACTTTCTGCACCAATGTATGCAGTCAAAAGGCCTCTGGAACTTTGGCCAGCCTGTTCTTGGAAACAATCAACTCATccgtgtgggtggcacggtggcacagtggttagcactgctgcctcacagcgccagagatccaggttcaattcccgcctcaggcgaccggctgtgtggagtttgcatgttctccccgtgtctgcgtgggtttcctccgggtgttccggtttgctcccacagtccaaagatgtgcaggtcaggtgaattggccatgctcaattgcccgtagtgttatttaaggggtatgggtgggttgcgctttggcgggtcggtgtggacttgttgggccgaagggcctgttttcacactgtaatgtaatctaatcatctAGCACCAGTGGGACCCATAATCCAGTCAAATGTTAAAGGGACAAAATGCACTTGCAGTGAATGAATCTACAAAGGATTGCTCTGTGACGCAGTAACATCCCTTGCAGGCTACATGCTCAGGACAGCAATAAGACAGCTCTTGAAAGCTATCCTGATCCACAAGACAGTGGCCACTCCCTATGCTGGCCTAATGCCTTTCAGCTCTCGTACGCACAAGCTAAAACCGATAAAGCCCCTTCAAGCAGAGCCGAAAGTGTCTTGTTAAACGACTCCCTGTTAGGTTTGTGTTATTGTCCATCTCCCTTCCAGccctggtgagctgccttctccaacTGCTACAATCCATCTGGTGTAGGCACACACATTGCGCTCccaaattttgacccagtgacaacaCAGGCACAGCAGATGTTACATTTCCAAGCCAAGATGGCATGGGGCTTGGAGAAGGACATCCAGGTGGCATCTACTCTCCTTGTACTTTGAAAAAGCTTTTGACGCAGTGTGACAGAGCATCTTCCAGATAGCACACAAGACCAGCACAGAGGTGCCAACCGTGCAGACGGTTTTCTCCTGGCGTGTCAAGCGTCTGGATTGTTGCTGGAGCTGCGCTGATCCGAGCAAGCCGAGAGTATTCCAACACTTGGGTCTGAACAGTAGTGAGggctttctgacctgctcttgcagccattgtATTGACCTGGGTTGTTCAGCTTCTGGCCAAAGATATCCCCCACGGGATGGAGAAGTTGGAAGAAATTAGCAATGGTGATACCAGTTAGGAACACTCCTATTGGAAATGGGCATTGACACTTGTGCCACACTTATTTTCCTCTCATCCGCCTCAAGCTCATGCTGTCGAGGCAGTGTTTGGTACAGTCAAGGACCCCTTCAATAATGAAGGCTCCACCACTAGGAATGGGATGAACTACTCTCAGCTTGAAGTGTgttactagaaaagcacagcaggtcaggcagcagccaaggagcaggagaatcgacgtttcgggcatgagtccttcttcaggaatgaggaaagtgtgtccaggcaggctaagataaaaggtagggaggaggggcgttggaaatgcgataggtggaaggaggtcaaggtgagggtgataggccggagtggggatgggggcggagaggtcaggaagagattgcagattaggaaggcggtgctgagttcaagggatttgactgcgacaaggtggggggaggggaaatgaggaaactggagcaatctgattctggattagtggtgctggaagagcacagcagttcaggcagcatccaacgagcagcgaaatcgacatttcgggcaaaagcccttcatcaggaataaaggcagtgagctggaagcatggagagataagctaggggaggatggggtggggagagagtagcatagagtacaatgggtgagtggggaagggaatggaggtgataggtcagggaggagagggtggagtggataggtggaaaaggagctaggcaggtcagacaagtcatggggacagtgctgagctggaagtttggaactaggatgaggtgggggaaggggaaatgaggaaactgttgaagtccacattgatgccctggggttgaagtgttccgaggcggaagatgaggcgttcttcctcctggcgtctggtggtgagggagcggcagtgaaggaggcccaggacctcatgtcctcggcagagtgggagggggagttgaaatgttgggccacggggcggtgtggttgattgtgcgggtgtctcggagatgttccctaaagcgctctgctaggaggcgctcagtctccccaatgtagaggagaccgcatcgggagcaacggatacaataaatgacattggtggatgtgcaggtaaaactttgatggatgtggaaggctcctttagggccttggatggaggtgagggaggaggtgtgggcgcaggttttacagttcctgcggtggcaggggaaagtgccaggatgggagggtgggttgcaggggggcgtggacctgaccaggtagtcacggagggaacggtctttacggaaggcggaaaggggtggggagggaaatatatccctggtggtggggtctttttggaggtggcggaaatgtcggcagatgatttggtttatgcgaaggtttgtagggtggaaggtgagcaccaggggcgttctgtccttgttacggttggaggggtggggtctgagggtggaggtgtgggatgtggacgagatgcgttggagggcatctttaaccacgtgggaagggaaattgcagtctctaaagaaggaggccatctggtgtgttctgtcatggaactggtcctctacctatcaccttcatctcctctcccactcacccattgtactctatgttactctctccacacccccaccctcaccgagcttatctctccatgcttccggctcactgcctttattcttgatgaagggcttttgcccgaaacgttgattttgctgctcgttggatgctgcctgaactgctgtgctcttccagcaccactgatccagaatctgatttccagcatctgcagtcattgtttttatcttggagaaatctgagttcatcccttgtggttggagggttcctaggcggaagatgaggcgctcttcctccagctgtcatgttgctatggtctggcgatggaggagtccaaggacctgcatgtccttggtggagtgggagggggagttgaagtgttgagccacagcgtggttgggttggttgttccgggtgtcccagaggtgttctctgaaacgttccgcaagtaggcggcctgtctccccaatatagaggaggccacatcaggtgcaatggatgcggtaaatgatgtgtgtggaagtgcaggtgaatttgtggcggatatggaaggatcccctggggccttggagagaggtaagggaggaggtgtgggcgcaagttttgcatttcttgcgattgcaggggaaggtgctgggagtggaggttgggttggtggggggtgtggacctgacgagggagtcacgaagggagtggtctttgcggaactctgataagggaggggagggaaatatatctctggtggtggagtccgtttggagttggcggaaatgacggcggatgatacgttgtatacggaggttggtggggtggtaggtgagaaccagtggggttctgtcctggtggcggttggcgAGGCGGGGCttaagggtggaggagcgggaagtggaggagatacggtggagggcatcgtcgatcacgtctggggggaaattgcggtctttgaagaaggaggccatctgggctgtacagtattggaactggtcctcctgggagcagatgcggcggacacgaaggaattgggaatatgggattgcgtttttacagggggcaggacgagaggaggtgtagtctaggtagctgtgggagtcggtcagcttatagtaaatgtctgtgttgattcggtcgcccgaacTTGCCTGGTTGAACTATGAATGATTAATGGGTAAACAATGGGTAAACCTGTGACAGAGCAACTGTAAACTGGTGGGCCTGAGGCCCTACCCAGAGGAACTTGGAATGGCAGGGAAGCTTTTGTGATGCCTGGGAGGCTTGGGTTCAGACCCCACCTACTCCACAAATGTCACACAGGTCTCTCTGAACAGGCTAAATACGCCGAGGAACTCAACTTTTGCAACAGTGATAGCACTCCTTGCTCTGGGCCAGGAGATCTTGGGTCATGTCCCACCTGCCCCAAAGGTAGGTCATAACACCTCttgaagaggttgattagaaattaCCCACCCCAAGGGCCTCTCCTGCCTGATGTTCTGgaattgagatgactgacctccagcatcttccTATGACCAATCACACACTCCTGTTTCAGTTCCTGTTGACTCCAGCTTTGCTAGGACTCAGTGGTGCCACACTTAGTGAAAAGCTGCCTTAATAGCCTTTCACCACCATGGCAATGTtggaattaaatttaaaatcaaaccggcagaacccaaactgaattAAATGAGCAGTAATTGCCGAGGTGGATAGCACTGATGATGATCGCAGTTTTCCTATTGATCACAGTAGACCCACAAGGTGAAATGCAGTTAGCCCCTACTGCCCCTGCAGTATCTAATGcagtcagccatttcttgatatcgtACAGACCACACCACATTAGCAAAGGACTGGTTTCTGAGATGCTGGGGAGGCAAGATGGATAGGCtacaatgcatttccatttgaagATTACGGCAACTGCTTCAGCCTTGTCCACTGCAAGAATATTGCAATTGTAGTGATACAGCTCAGAGTGTAACATGCCTGCAGGAAAGATGAAATCTAAAGCGCTTCCTGTAATATTCAGTTTGTTAACTGCCTCCAGCTGATcttttccagtacagctacaatactgtTAGCTCGacatggatcagtggttagcattgctgtctcacagctccaaggatctaggttcaattccaccctcaggtagctgtctgtttggagtttgcacattctccccctgtgcatgtgggtttcctcccacagtccaaagatgacggggcactaaatgtcttcaaggcagagattgatagattcttgatgtcacgaggaattaagggctacagggagaatgcgggtaagtggagttgaaatgcccatcagccaagattgaatggcggagtggacttgatgggccgaatggccttacttgcactcctatgtctaatggtcttatgcacaggttagggtggaatagcTATGCTGTATTGTCCTGTAGTCTTCAGAGATATGCagattgggtggattagccatgggaaatgcgattgggggggggggggggtagtgtagggaggaatgctcttcagagggttggtgcaaacTCAGTGGGCCCCatggtctgctttcacactgtagggactctattaaAAGGGAAGGTGGTGGATGCAGGAGTAATATCACTCAGTTCTGGGtgtaggcttgctcactgagctggaaggttcatttccagacgtttcatcaccacactaggtaacatcatcagtgagcttccagatGAAGCTCTGGTGACATAGCCCGCTTTCTACTTGTGTTTAACTTTCCTTGGGGTGGTGAGGTCATtcctggttctttttctcagtgggtggtaaatagcatccaagtcagtgtgtttgttgaccGTTCTGGCTgaaatgctatgcttctaggaattggtgcatctttgtttggcttgttctaggatagatatattgtcccagtcgaagtggtgcccttccttatctgtaaggatactggtgagagagggtcatgtcattgtgtggctagttggtgttcatgtagcctggtggctagttttctgtttgtccaatgtagtgtttgttacagttcttgcaaggtattttgtaactgACATCAGTTGTGCTTGTgggctgtatagggtctttcaagttcattagttgctgttttagtgtgttggtgggtttgtgggctaccataatgccaGAGGTCCGGGTAGTCCGGAGGTCATTTGAGACTACAAAAGTCACACTTTTAAAGCTCAGTTCAAGCTAGTTTTGGCAAAAGATTCCGTGGGAATTGGCTGCAAATAAGACTGAGGTTTGACAAATAGATTTGGTTCTAAGATCTACTTTGATATTTAAAATAAACAGTGCCAGCAAAAGGTCAACATTCTTCATGTCTCTCCTTTGATTAAGGGGGTGACTCAGGCCAAAGCAgttttgctgcagttgtacaaagcaCTGGCAAGACCACGTCCAGAATCACATTTATGGTTATGGTCACTATTTAAGGACAAACATAACTGCATTAGGAACGGCAATGATTTCCGAGATGTcattgatgtaggggagagtggctagggtttctggacatgctttgtctgcttgtttgggtttgttgctgagaaaatcagcggactgtgttcattgggtacccgttctttttgaatgtactgtacaggtgattttcctctgctctgcatagtttctctgtgctgcagtgtgtggtggctcgttgaaataatgttctaatgcagcttcgtttgtggacattgggatgattgcttctgtagttcagtatttggtctgtatgagTTTTTTTCCCTGTAGTAGgaaactacacagagcagagggaaATCACCTATAtagcgtattcaaaaagaatgggtacccaatgaagagtccacagatatctcagcaacaaaccccaaaAATAGACAaaacatccagaaaccctagccactccttaaatcaaagacatctcagaaatgactgccagcctactccgaccccttggcatcatggtagcccacaaacccaccaacacacaaaaACAGTTAAAGAACGTGAAAGACCCTAGAcagacaaacaaaactaatgtaatttacaaaacaCAAGGACAGTAACAAACActactggacaaacaggcagaaaactagccaccaggatacatgaacatcaactagccacagaaagacatgacccactctcactagcatccttacacacagatgagggAGGACAGCACtgcgactgggacaacacatccatcctagaacaagccagaGATGTGCTAGAATTCcttgaaacatggcattccaatcagaactaATCAATCAACacacactgacttggatcccatctaccacccctgagagaaaaaaaagagagcaggaaatgacatcactacaggaaatgatgtcaccaacccaaggagagctgcacaaatagaaagcaggctacaccaccagtgcttcatctggaggctcattgatgatgtcacctagtagggtgacgaaacatctgaaaatgaaccttccagcgcAGCGAGcacacctacatccagaacctcaactgagctacaaatctttgcaaaactcactaatatcatttggtattgttgtggttctgttcgccgagctggaaatttgtgttgcagacgtttcgtcccctgtctaggtgacatcctcagtgcttgggagcctcctgtgaagcgcttctgtgatctttcctccagcatttatagtggttcgtctctgccgcttccggttgtcagttccagctgtccgttgcagtggccggtatattgggtccgaaacaggggacgaaatgtctgcaacacaaattcccagctcggcaaacagaaccacaacaacgagcacccgagctacaaatcttctcacaaactttgatcactTAGTATCCAAGGCTTAGGCTAATACTGAGGATCTGGGCTCAAAACCAACCAGTCACTACTgtgatttaaattcaattttagaATGGAGACCAAAAGTAAAACATCCAGATCACACTaatgtttctttaaaaaatgcaccATTCTTAGCTGGTGCATCCTATATgggactccaaacccacaactcaGCTCAAGGGGTCAACTGAGGAGCAACAAACCACATCCCACAGGAGAAGGAATAAAATATACAAAAAAATTCAGAAGGAAAATAACAGACAGAGGCATGTGTACTGGCGTTTTATTATTAGCTTCCACGGTACATGAGGTGTCCCCTTCGGCAGCAAGACAGCACAGTTGGCGAAAGACTCATCCAATCAGCTTCTGAGTTGACATTAAgggtgaacaaaaaaaaacagggcaaaaattaacccccccccccccgccctcaaCCCAGCAAAATTAAAGGGAATCAaaagaactagaagcaggagagCAGGAACCATAACAGGAAGAGCTCAAATCAGCAGACACATCAGAACAGCTCCTTTAAAAGGACTTCATCTCCTgcttcccccctcaccccccctccccacacccacccctcccctatcCCATCTCCATTTATCGCAGGTTATGACAGAAAACACAAAAATGATTAGCATTTATAGAACACACCAGGAACTGCAGAGCCAGAGAACAGCGAAGCCTCTGAAGCCACCAGCAGCGAAGCAGATGTTAGATTCCGTAAACGCTCTCGTCACTGTAGGCGATGTACAAAAAGAAATCCTCTTCGTGATGTTCCTGAGACAGAAATGGGGAGGTGCTGAACAGACTGGCAACAGACAGAACCCCAACACCGCCCACACCCATCTTTCTTTATACCCATGCTAAGGCTTCACATGGGTTGGTAAGTTCTAAAATCACCCAGGTCTGACAGACTTGCAAACCACCCAGGCAAAGACCTTCTATCCCCTTTCAGAAGATGAAGGCCCCAGAGCTCCAAGACTGGAAGTGGAATCACCATTGTCACGGTgggtcaatttgcacacagcaatacCAAGTTGACAAGCAGCTTTTTATTTAGACAAGTGGAAGGATAAATACTGGCCCGGGCACTCGAGAGAAACACCATGCTCTCGCTCAAGCAGcactgggaggggggaggggggtggggaaatgcTTAGGTTTAACATCCAAGCCCAGAGCTCACCCCTCtgactgcagcactccctcaatgctaCTGTGAAGTACCAATTAAACCCATGACCTTCTGACTGAGCCACGAGAAATATGCCGGCATTTCATATTAGGTGCAGTCTGACTATCACATCTGACAACAATCCTGTACACTATAAAAACAACCACCCTCAATTTTAAAGCTCAGTTCAAGCTAGTTTTGGCAAAACATTCTGTGGGAATTGGCTGCAAATAAGACTGAGGTTTGACAAATAGATTTGGTTCTAAGATCTACTTTTATATTTAAGATAAAAAAATGCcaacatccatgtccctcctTTGATTAAGGGAGTGACTCAGGCCAAAGCAgttttgctgcagttgtataCAGCACTGGCAAGACCACATCCAGAATGACGTGTATGGTTCTGGTCACTATTTAAGGACGGACATAACTGCATTAGGAACAGCTCAGAAAAGGTTCAAAACCGATTCCTGGGAAGTCAACGGtgtttatgaggaaagattggacaggctgggcaCTGAAGTTTGGAGAAATGAGAGGCAATCTGCTAGAGACAGAGTGACTCAGGAGGAAACTTGACAGGATGGATAGGAGAATGTTTTCCACTTCTTTGATGTGGGCCAAGGGGAAGAGAGACACATTCACATGGCAGTAATTTAGGGTTCCCCACTTAAAGATAAAGAGACATTACCAAAGTAGAAAGATAAGAAACTGCGGGATTAATTTTATGGCCAAAGTAGAAAGATTCTCAATTTGAGGCACTCAATAAGGTACTGCCGAGAGAGGGAGAATGGAATCACATTGAACGCTGTTGCAAGCTTGAGGGGTCAAAGAGCACAATCCTGGTCCTAATTGGGGCACAGTTTTCAGGTGGAACCAGGTCAGGCTGTTAACTGAGATGAGATTAAACGTGAAGTGTTCAACTGGCATAGACTCCAGCTCCCATCACAATGCCCCCCACAATCATCCGCTCCCATCACTGACCCAGCACGGCTCCCATCACTGACCCAGCAAAGCTCCCCCACAGACGCCAGCTCCCATTCCTACCCTGGTACAGCTCCCATCACTGACCTGGTACAGCTGCCCCATGGTTGCACTGGTGGGTGGAATGACGTTGTTTACAAAGAAGAAGAGGGCATCCTCAGCTCTCAGATGAATGCGTTTTCGAATCAGAAAGTAGAACTGTCCAACTGCACAAAAAACGGAAACACAGTATTAAGTAAAACCCAGACAAAAACACTGCATTACAATTAAACCAGTCCCTGAAAAGATGCCAACTTCA is a genomic window of Hemiscyllium ocellatum isolate sHemOce1 chromosome 44, sHemOce1.pat.X.cur, whole genome shotgun sequence containing:
- the LOC132835142 gene encoding gamma-aminobutyric acid receptor-associated protein, whose product is MKFQYKEEHLFEKRRSEGEKIRKKYPDRVPVIVEKAPKARIGDLDKKKYLVPSDLTVGQFYFLIRKRIHLRAEDALFFFVNNVIPPTSATMGQLYQEHHEEDFFLYIAYSDESVYGI